One region of Oryza sativa Japonica Group chromosome 5, ASM3414082v1 genomic DNA includes:
- the LOC136356638 gene encoding endo-1,4-beta-xylanase 1-like yields MWLEMTTAPHRSSSLTTSGLPIGRLPYPALHARIPVHLIRRADPLSHRRAPPPPCDAPRRSRQPTTVPHTKLAGWAPLGSRTMLSEHVVEQDVAMLPAAVDGEREDRPSDRYVVAARRDGEEDGLRLAVPAGALVPRVTYRVSGWVAVQVQGGGDCDGDGERSHVVRVSLCLDDCGVEGECRRIDCGAVCTGVAGGWVEINGTFRLNETPRGTTAVHVHGAPAGVDVKVMDLRVFAEDRKARFRQLKDKTDKVRKRDVVLKFGVGAGVAASIVAGAAVRVVQMDNVFPLGTCINGSVIQDPNFVDFFTNNFDWAVFENELKWYWTEAQRGQLNYRDADALLDFCDRHGKQARGHCIFWAIDGDVQQWIKDLGRDDLAAAVQGRLNGLLSRYAGRFPHYDVNNEMLHGRFYRDRLGDDAAALMFREAARLDPGAQLFVNDYNIECANDPNATPEKYVELVDALRRGGAAVGGIGIQGHVSNPSGEVICDALDKLATTGLPVWITELDVGEPDVSLRADDLEVVLREAYAHPAVAGVVLWGFMQGRMWRQDASLVDADGTINEAGQRLVDLRREWMSDARGTVDGDGNFRFRGYHGTYVVQVTTAAGKTLKTFTVDKGDTSLVVDMAN; encoded by the exons ATGTGGCTTGAGATGACAACAGCACCTCATCGGTCATCATCACTG ACTACTTCCGGTCTCCCCATCGGCCGTCTCCCTTATCCTGCGCTGCATGCACGCATCCCCGTTCACTTGATCCGCCGCGCCGATCCCCTTTCacaccgccgcgcgccgccgccgccgtgcgacgCGCCGCGCCGCAGCCGCCAGCCCACCACAGTACCACACACCAAGCTAGCTGGCTGGGCGCCGCTCGGTTCTCGCACCATGCTGTCCGAGCATGTCGTCGAGCAGGACGTGGCCATGCTCCCAGCTGCCGTGGACGGCGAGCGCGAGGACAGGCCGAGCGACCGATACGTCGTCGCGGCACGCCGTGACGGTGAGGAGGACGGGCTGCGGCTCGCGGTCCCGGCAGGCGCGCTCGTGCCCCGGGTCACGTACCGTGTCTCCGGGTGGGTCGCCGTGCAGGTGCAGGGCGGCGGTGActgtgacggcgacggcgagcggagcCACGTGGTGCGTGTCAGCCTCTGCTTGGACGAttgcggcgtcgaaggcgagtGTCGCCGGATCGACTGCGGCGCGGTTTGCACCGGAGTGGCCGGCGGCTGGGTGGAGATTAATGGCACGTTCCGGCTCAACGAGACCCCGCGCGGCACGACGGCGGTGCACGTCCACGGGGCGCCCGCCGGGGTCGACGTGAAGGTGATGGACCTCCGCGTGTTCGCCGAGGACCGCAAGGCGCGGTTCAGGCAGCTCAAGGACAAGACCGACAAG GTTCGCAAGCGGGACGTCGTCCTCAAGTTCGGCGTCGGAGCCGGAGTGGCGGCgagcatcgtcgccggcgcggccgtccGCGTGGTGCAGATGGACAACGTCTTCCCGCTTGGCACCTGCATCAACGGCTCAGTGATCC AGGACCCCAACTTCGTGGACTTCTTCACCAACAACTTCGACTGGGCCGTCTTCGAGAACGAGCTCAAGTGGTACTGGACGGAGGCGCAGCGCGGCCAGCTCAACTACCGCGACGCCGACGCGCTGCTCGACTTCTGCGACCGACACGGCAAGCAGGCTCGCGGCCACTGCATCTTCTGGGCCATCGACGGAGACGTGCAGCAGTGGATCAAGGACCTCGGCCGCgatgacctcgccgccgcggtgcaGGGTCGCCTGAACGGCCTCCTGTCCCGCTACGCCGGCCGCTTCCCGCACTACGACGTCAACAACGAGATGCTGCACGGCCGCTTCTACCGCGACCggctcggcgacgacgccgcAGCGCTCATGTTCCGCGAGGCCGCGCGGCTGGACCCGGGCGCGCAGCTCTTTGTCAACGACTACAACATCGAGTGCGCCAACGACCCCAACGCGACGCCCGAGAAGTACGTCGAGCTGGTCGACGCGctacggcgcggcggcgcggcggtgggcggcatcGGCATCCAGGGGCACGTCTCCAACCCATCCGGCGAGGTCATCTGCGACGCGCTCGACAAGCTCGCCACGACGGGGCTTCCCGTCTGGATCACCGAGCTGGACGTGGGCGAGCCCGACGTGTCCCTCCGCGCCGACGACCTGGAGGTGGTGCTCCGCGAGGCGTACGCGCACCCGGCCGTGGCCGGCGTCGTGCTCTGGGGTTTCATGCAGGGCCGCATGTGGCGCCAGGACGCGTCcctcgtcgacgccgacggCACCATCAACGAGGCCGGCCAGAGGCTGGTTGATCTCCGGAGGGAGTGGATGTCGGACGCGCGCGGgaccgtcgacggcgacggcaattTCAGGTTCAGGGGCTACCACGGCACGTACGTCGTGcaggtgacgacggcggcggggaagacTCTCAAGACGTTCACCGTGGACAAAGGAGACACATCCCTCGTGGTGGATATGGCAAATTAA
- the LOC107277130 gene encoding uncharacterized protein, whose protein sequence is MKTVETTSSGLFSLPIDLVEEILMWLPSRSLARLRCTCRSWNELISSGGFVDRYLQNAAARHSAPAKLVLTPLSKRHARSFHAPMCCRDCPRIIGARPCRGLVLFCRPCALTYSVCNPSTGGVLHLPPCHSEWYMSSAGIGFDSATGKYKVVQLVDPSSPKVVGTQCRVLTVGDDPLGWREPLGEACTILQEDHAKEGGCIADVDPVFANGRLHWTLTPKFLVCDTPQGILAFSIGDESFVTVPLPPFASADLDVCSSSVCVATNVYLEHVRPSKLLPKNKEIFAPAGTVLAELDGCLCMVRDLRHRRNMDLNETTMFEIWKLGTYETGEWSLDYRIDLPRGYRAAERLVTPWLVMPLAYVGGDPASTGGQRRKAVLLATTAHEAHVYDPEAAVLHRVASMSDDESRSCDAAFYLDNRLRLTLYQESPVQMDGMEHDGGDAKLIGFLSELSKEQKLDFIALLETGKDKFADSWLNNICGGKYFLWHWTRPKGRSGGILLGINLELFDVASIDEGEFYIKFHLRNKEDAFLWNLVAVYGAAQDEFKQDFLLELVNSCSKEALPMVIGGDFNIIRNPMEKNNERYNDRWPFLFNAVIDSLNLREILLSGRKFTWANSMPNPTYEKLDRVLVSTEWETKNPLVTVHALCRDLSDHTPLVLDTGKGTHRNSQPLFKFELGWLLRDDFQNLLVEIWSKDIQKDIQGATNIERWQNKIRRLRQFLRVWAKNLSGVYKKEKARLIAKADELDKLAETRILTSQELILKNSYKNALAQLLREEEVKWYQRAKTKRIVEGDRNTKYYHMIANGKHRKTKIFQLEQEEGVIKGDAQLKKYVTNYYRGLFGAPDRNCFSMCESQKDDIPQVSMEENTFLTKEFTEEEVKHVVFQMEHNKAPGPDGFPAEFYQVFWEVMANRIALVAQKVIRPSQTAFLKGRNIMEGAIILHETLHEMHKKKSNGVILKLDFEKAYDKVNWNFLQQALRMKGFSDIWCKWIDQVVSGGSVAVKVNDEIGHIFQTKKGLRQGDPLSPILFNLVADMLAILINRARDLETLNGVIPHLVDNGLSILQYADDTILFMDHDLVKAKNLKLVLAAFEKLLGLKINFHKRVQSFEKEYPNLYNLVRNKNEVVAKVIFMGTHWARTWSLLLKGTDEEIVKNYCKVLEKACGGILLRVWLEPEKKIGSLVFSSFVVLKTFVLSSLM, encoded by the exons ATGAAGACGGTCGAGACGACATCTTCCGGATTGTTCTCACTGCCCATCGACCTCGTCGAGGAGATCCTCATGTGGCTCCCGTCCAGGTCGCTTGCCAGGCTCCGGTGCACCTGCCGGTCTTGGAACGAGCTCATCTCCTCGGGTGGCTTCGTCGATCGCTACCTGCAAAATGCGGCGGCTCGGCACAGCGCCCCCGCTAAGTTGGTGCTCACGCCCCTGTCAAAACGACATGCCAGGAGCTTCCACGCCCCCATGTGCTGCAGAGACTGCCCTAGGATCATTGGCGCGAGGCCGTGCCGCGGACTCGTCCTCTTCTGCCGCCCGTGCGCCTTGACCTACTCCGTGTGCAACCCTTCCACCGGCGGCGTGCTACACCTTCCCCCGTGTCACTCAGAGTGGTACATGAGCAGCGCGGGGATCGGCTTCGACTCGGCGACCGGGAAGTACAAGGTGGTGCAGCTCGTAGATCCAAGTTCCCCGAAAGTAGTGGGGACACAATGCCGTGTGCTCACCGTTGGCGACGACCCTTTGGGCTGGCGGGAGCCCTTGGGCGAGGCCTGCACAATCCTCCAGGAGGACCACGCTAAAGAAGGAGGCTGCATCGCCGATGTCGACCCGGTTTTCGCGAACGGGCGCCTCCACTGGACGCTCACCCCAAAGTTCCTGGTGTGTGACACACCTCAGGGCATCCTCGCATTCTCGATCGGTGACGAATCCTTCGTGACGGTCCCCTTGCCACCATTCGCATCGGCTGACTTAGACGTGTGTAGCAGCAGCGTCTGCGTTGCGACAAATGTGTACCTTGAGCATGTTCGGCCGAGCAAGTTGCTTCCAAAGAACAAGGAAATCTTTGCGCCGGCCGGCACGGTCCTGGCCGAGCTCGACGGCTGCCTGTGCATGGTGCGggacctccgccaccgccgcaacaTGGACTTGAACGAGACCACCATGTTCGAGATATGGAAGCTCGGGACCTACGAGACCGGGGAGTGGTCGCTGGACTACCGGATAGACCTACCCCGAGGGTACAGGGCCGCAGAGCGACTTGTCACGCCATGGCTTGTCATGCCGCTAGCTTACGTCGGTGGTGATCCCGCCTCAACTGGGGGGCAGCGTAGGAAGGCCGTCCTGCTGGCGACGACGGCTCATGAGGCGCATGTTTACGACCCGGAAGCGGCCGTGCTCCACAGGGTGGCCTCCATGTCAGACGACGAGAGCCGCAGCTGCGACGCGGCGTTTTACCTGGATAACCGTTTGCGTCTCACGCTGTACCAGGAAAGCCCTGTTCAGATGGACGGCATGGAACACGATGGTGGTGATGCCAAGCTTATCGG GTTTCTTTCTGAGTTATCTAAAGAGCAAAAGCTAGACTTTATTGCTCTCCTAGAAACAGGTAAAGATAAGTTTGCTGATTCATGGTTAAATAACATCTGTGGAGGGAAATATTTTCTTTGGCATTGGACTAGACCAAAAGGGAGAAGTGGAGGTATCTTACTTGGGATAAATTTAGAACTCTTTGATGTCGCTAGTATCGATGAAGGAGAGTTCTATATTAAGTTTCACTTAAGAAATAAAGAAGATGCGTTCCTATGGAACCTGGTGGCAGTTTATGGGGCTGCACAAGATGAATTTAAGCAAGATTTCCTTTTAGAGCTGGTCAATTCTTGTAGTAAGGAAGCTTTACCAATGGTAATTGGTGGAGATTTTAATATTATTAGAAATCCAATGGAAAAGAACAACGAGCGATACAATGATAGATGGCCCTTCTTATTTAATGCTGTCATAGACAGTCTTAATTTGAGGGAGATCTTGCTCTCAGGACGCAAATTTACTTGGGCCAACTCTATGCCGAACCCAACTTATGAAAAGTTGGATAGAGTTTTGGTGAGTACCGAGTGGGAAACAAAAAATCCGTTAGTGACAGTTCATGCTCTTTGTAGAGACCTTTCGGATCACACACCCTTGGTGCTAGACACAGGAAAAGGGACACATAGAAATTCTCAACCtttgtttaaatttgaattgggaTGGTTATTAAGGGATGACTTTCAAAATCTTTTGGTAGAAATTTGGTCAAAGGATATTCAAAAGGATATTCAAGGGGCAACAAATATAGAAAGATGGCAAAATAAGATACGCAGGCTTCGTCAATTCCTGAGAGTATGGGCGAAGAATTTAAGTGGTGTGTATAAAAAAGAGAAAGCTCGACTTATAGCAAAGGCAGATGAGTTGGACAAATTAGCTGAGACCAGGATCTTGACTAGTCAAGAACTGATTCTaaaaaattcctataaaaaTGCCTTAGCCCAGTTGTTAAGAGAAGAAGAAGTTAAATGGTATCAAAgagcaaaaacaaaaagaatagTAGAAGGAGATAGGAACACCAAGTACTACCATATGATCGCGAATGGAAAACACAGAAAGACAAAGATTTTTCAATTAGAACAAGAAGAAGGGGTGATTAAGGGAGATGCACAACTCAAGAAATATGTCACCAATTATTATAGGGGTCTTTTTGGAGCTCCGGATAGAAATTGTTTCTCCATGTGTGAATCCCAAAAGGATGATATCCCTCAAGTGTCAATGGAGGAAAATACTTTCTTAACAAAAGAATTTACAGAAGAAGAAGTGAAACATGTTGTTTTTCAAATGGAACATAACAAAGCTCCGGGGCCTGATGGTTTCCCAGCGGAGTTCTATCAAGTGTTCTGGGAA GTCATGGCAAACAGAATTGCTCTAGTAGCACAGAAAGTCATAAGACCTTCGCAAACTGCTTTTTTAAAAGGTAGAAATATTATGGAAGGGGCCATAATTCTGCATGAGACATTGCATGAGATGcataagaaaaagtcaaatggAGTTATTCTGAAACTCGATTTCGAGAAAGCTTATGATAAGGTAAATTGGAATTTTCTTCAACAAGCGTTGAGAATGAAAGGTTTCTCGGACATTTGGTGCAAGTGGATTGATCAAGTTGTGTCGGGGGGTAGTGTAGCTGTGAAGGTTAACGATGAGATAGGCCACATTTTCCAGACGAAAAAGGGTTTGAGACAGGGGGATCCCCTCTCAccaattttatttaatttggtaGCGGATATGCTTGCCATTCTCATCAATAGGGCTCGAGACCTTGAGACTCTAAATGGAGTAATTCCTCACTTGGTAGACAATGGTCTCTCAATCTtgcaatatgcagatgataccATCTTGTTTATGGACCATGATTTGGTTAAAGCCAAGAACCTAAAATTGGTACTAGCTGCCTTTGAAAAGTTATTGGgcttgaaaattaattttcataaaA GAGTTCAATCCTTTGAGAAGGAGTATCCTAACCTCTACAATCTAGTTAGAAATAAAAATGAGGTGGTGGCCAAG GTCATTTTCATGGGAACACATTGGGCAAGGACTTGGTCTTTGCTTCTTAAGGGAACCGATGAAGAAATAGTTAAGAACTATTGCAAAGTGCTGGAGAAAGCGTGTGGTGGAATTCTTCTCCGTGTATGGCTGGAACCTGAGAAGAAGATTGGAAGCCTAGTCTTTTCTTCATTTGTTGTTCTTAAAACCTTTGTGCTGTCATCTCTTATGTAA
- the LOC4338355 gene encoding uncharacterized protein → MSSSRGPPSPPSHPNPIDPFAAAAAAAAEAEGEAAPPPRNPIIPRDPPSPEMEATAEALTREEVLRRRRRRAKRLVDVYRRLYWTLGEELRARHRQYVWELGRSPLEAEQPPPPPPTSAAPGPGGDLVVVRPVSATVPRRKKCGFAGCKVRTMAMARFCHSHILSDPNQVLYKGCAYISKSGPQVQITCGRPILKASVPSLCNSHFQKCQKLITQGYKKFGVNPSPTGKVSPNFSLLVAECVRQIQAKRRESPS, encoded by the exons atgtcCTCCTCCCGCGGgccgccatctcctccgtcCCACCCGAACCCCATCGATCccttcgccgcggcggcggcggcggcggcggaggcggaaggggaggcggcgccgccgccgcgaaacCCTATCATCCCCCGCGACCCCCcctcgccggagatggaggccaCCGCCGAGGCGCTCACCCGGGAGGAGGTTCTgcgccggcggaggcgccgcGCCAAGCGCCTCGTCGACGTCTACCGGCGCCTCTACTGGACGCTCGGGGAGGAGCTGCGGGCGCGGCACCGGCAGTACGTCTGGGAGCTCGGCCGGAGCCCGCTCGAGgccgagcagccgccgccgccgccgccgacctccgccgcgcccggccCCGGCGGGGACCTGGTGGTGGTCAGGCCGGTGTCCGCCACGGTGCCGAGGCGGAAGAAGTGCGGCTTCGCCGGCTGCAAGGTGCGGACCATGGCGATGGCCAGGTTCTGCCACTCCCACATCCTCTCCGACCCCAACCAAGTGCTCTACAAGGGCTGCGCCTATATCAGCAAGAG TGGCCCACAAGTTCAAATTACTTGCGGCAGACCCATCCTTAAAGCTTCAGTTCCCTCCCTCTGCAATTCTCATTTTCAAAAATGTCAGAAGTTAATTACACAAGGTTATAAGAAGTTTGGAGTTAACCCATCACCCACAGGCAAGGTCTCTCCAAATTTTAGTTTGTTGGTTGCTGAATGTGTTCGTCAGATCCAAGCCAAGCGGAGAGAATCACCAAGTTGA